One genomic region from Macaca mulatta isolate MMU2019108-1 chromosome 20, T2T-MMU8v2.0, whole genome shotgun sequence encodes:
- the SPN gene encoding leukosialin isoform X2, with amino-acid sequence MAVLLLLLGVLVVSPEALGDTTAVQTPVPGETSGPLVSTSKYLSIDSEMYTASITSDPKADGTGDQTSALPPSTSVNEGSPLGTSLGASTGSPLPEPTTLQNVSFEMSSMPQENPHATSHPAVPITANSLGSHTMTGGTMTTNSPETSSRTSGAPVTVAASSQETSKGTSGPPLTMATISLETSNGTSGPPVTIAAGSLETSTGTTGPPPSNVNTGPSVTMTTGSLEPSSGASGPQVSSVKLSTMMTPTTSTNASTVPFRNPDENSGGMLPVAVLVALLVVIVLVALLLLWRRRQKRRTGALVLSRGGKRNGVVDAWAGPAQVPEEGAVTVTVGGSGGDKGSGVPDGEGSGRRPTLTTFFGRRKSRQGSLAMEELKSGSGSNLKGEEEPLVASEDGALDAPAPDEPEAGDRAAP; translated from the exons ATGGCcgtgcttctcctcctccttgggGTGCTTGTGGTAAGTCCAGAGGCTCTGGGGGACACGACAGCTGTGCAGACACCCGTGCCCGGAGAGACTTCTGGTCCTTTGGTCTCTACTAGCAAATACCTGAGCATCGACTCAGAGATGTACACCGCTTCAATAACAAGTGACCCTAAGGCCGACGGCACTGGGGACCAGACCTCAGCCCTACCTCCCTCAACTTCTGTCAATGAGGGATCCCCTCTTGGGACTTCCCTTGGTGCCAGCACTGGTTCCCCCTTACCTGAGCCAACAACCTTACAGAATGTTTCCTTCGAGATGTCATCAATGCCCCAGGAAAACCCTCATGCAACCAGTCATCCTGCTGTTCCCATAACAGCAAACTCTCTAGGATCCCACACCATGACAGGTGGAACCATGACAACGAACTCTCCAGAAACCTCCAGTAGGACCAGTGGAGCCCCTGTTACCGTGGCAGCTAGCTCTCAGGAGACCTCCAAAGGCACCTCTGGACCCCCTCTTACCATGGCAACTATCTCTCTGGAGACCTCCAATGGCACCTCTGGACCCCCTGTTACCATAGCAGCTGGCTCTCTGGAGACCTCCACTGGGACCACTGGACCCCCT CCCTCCAATGTGAACACTGGACCCTCTGTTACCATGACAACTGGCTCTCTGGAGCCCTCCAGTGGGGCCAGTGGACCCCAGGTCTCTAGTGTAAAACTATCCACGATGATGACTCCAACGACCTCCACCAATGCAAGCACTGTGCCCTTTCGGAACCCAGATGAGAACTCAGGAGGCATGCTGCCAGTGGCCGTGCTTGTGGCCCTGCTGGTGGTCATAGTCCTCGTGGCTCTGCTCCTGCTGTGGCGCCGGCGGCAGAAACGGCGGACAGGGGCCCTGGTGTTGAGCAGAGGCGGCAAGCGTAACGGGGTGGTGGACGCCTGGGCTGGGCCAGCCCAGGTCCCTGAGGAGGGGGCCGTGACAGTGACCGTGGGAGGGTCCGGGGGCGACAAGGGCTCTGGGGTCCCTGACGGGGAGGGGTCTGGCCGGCGGCCCACGCTCACCACTTTCTTTGGCAGACGGAAGTCTCGCCAGGGCTCCCTGGCAATGGAGGAGCTGAAGTCTGGGTCAGGCTCCAACCTCAAAGGGGAGGAGGAGCCGCTGGTGGCCAGCGAGGATGGGGCTCTGGATGCCCCCGCTCCTGATGAGCCTGAAGCGGGAGACAGGGCTGCCCCTTAA
- the SPN gene encoding leukosialin isoform X1: MAVLLLLLGVLVVSPEALGDTTAVQTPVPGETSGPLVSTSKYLSIDSEMYTASITSDPKADGTGDQTSALPPSTSVNEGSPLGTSLGASTGSPLPEPTTLQNVSFEMSSMPQENPHATSHPAVPITANSLGSHTMTGGTMTTNSPETSSRTSGAPVTVAASSQETSKGTSGPPLTMATISLETSNGTSGPPVTIAAGSLETSTGTTGPPVTIAAGSLETSTGTTGPPVTMTTGSLEPSNVNTGPSVTMTTGSLEPSSGASGPQVSSVKLSTMMTPTTSTNASTVPFRNPDENSGGMLPVAVLVALLVVIVLVALLLLWRRRQKRRTGALVLSRGGKRNGVVDAWAGPAQVPEEGAVTVTVGGSGGDKGSGVPDGEGSGRRPTLTTFFGRRKSRQGSLAMEELKSGSGSNLKGEEEPLVASEDGALDAPAPDEPEAGDRAAP, translated from the coding sequence ATGGCcgtgcttctcctcctccttgggGTGCTTGTGGTAAGTCCAGAGGCTCTGGGGGACACGACAGCTGTGCAGACACCCGTGCCCGGAGAGACTTCTGGTCCTTTGGTCTCTACTAGCAAATACCTGAGCATCGACTCAGAGATGTACACCGCTTCAATAACAAGTGACCCTAAGGCCGACGGCACTGGGGACCAGACCTCAGCCCTACCTCCCTCAACTTCTGTCAATGAGGGATCCCCTCTTGGGACTTCCCTTGGTGCCAGCACTGGTTCCCCCTTACCTGAGCCAACAACCTTACAGAATGTTTCCTTCGAGATGTCATCAATGCCCCAGGAAAACCCTCATGCAACCAGTCATCCTGCTGTTCCCATAACAGCAAACTCTCTAGGATCCCACACCATGACAGGTGGAACCATGACAACGAACTCTCCAGAAACCTCCAGTAGGACCAGTGGAGCCCCTGTTACCGTGGCAGCTAGCTCTCAGGAGACCTCCAAAGGCACCTCTGGACCCCCTCTTACCATGGCAACTATCTCTCTGGAGACCTCCAATGGCACCTCTGGACCCCCTGTTACCATAGCAGCTGGCTCTCTGGAGACCTCCACTGGGACCACTGGACCCCCTGTTACCATAGCAGCTGGCTCTCTGGAGACCTCCACTGGGACCACTGGACCCCCTGTTACCATGACAACTGGCTCTCTGGAGCCCTCCAATGTGAACACTGGACCCTCTGTTACCATGACAACTGGCTCTCTGGAGCCCTCCAGTGGGGCCAGTGGACCCCAGGTCTCTAGTGTAAAACTATCCACGATGATGACTCCAACGACCTCCACCAATGCAAGCACTGTGCCCTTTCGGAACCCAGATGAGAACTCAGGAGGCATGCTGCCAGTGGCCGTGCTTGTGGCCCTGCTGGTGGTCATAGTCCTCGTGGCTCTGCTCCTGCTGTGGCGCCGGCGGCAGAAACGGCGGACAGGGGCCCTGGTGTTGAGCAGAGGCGGCAAGCGTAACGGGGTGGTGGACGCCTGGGCTGGGCCAGCCCAGGTCCCTGAGGAGGGGGCCGTGACAGTGACCGTGGGAGGGTCCGGGGGCGACAAGGGCTCTGGGGTCCCTGACGGGGAGGGGTCTGGCCGGCGGCCCACGCTCACCACTTTCTTTGGCAGACGGAAGTCTCGCCAGGGCTCCCTGGCAATGGAGGAGCTGAAGTCTGGGTCAGGCTCCAACCTCAAAGGGGAGGAGGAGCCGCTGGTGGCCAGCGAGGATGGGGCTCTGGATGCCCCCGCTCCTGATGAGCCTGAAGCGGGAGACAGGGCTGCCCCTTAA